The DNA window GAAGTAATCGTTGGAAACGGAACCATAGAACACATCGGCAAAATCTCACGCAGACTCGGATTTACCCAATCAGCACTAATAATCGCAGGCTCCAAAACTTACGAAATCGCTGGAAAAACAGTTAAGAAGCTTCTCGAAAAAGAAGGAATGGCGGTTGACGTTTTCCTTGTTGAATCAGCCACGGTTAAAGACGTAGAAACAGTAGAAGAAAAAATAAAAATTCTAAAACCAGAAGTTGTTTTCGGAGTAGGTGGCGGAACAAAAATCGACGTTGCAAAGTTGAGTTCTGCACGACAGGAAATTCCATTCATCAGCGTTCCAACAACTGCCTCACATGACAGCATCGCAAGCCCCCTCTCTTCTGTGAAGGGATACGAGAAACCCTACTCCATTATGGCTCAAGCACCCATAGCCATAGTAGCCGACACAAACATAATAATGCAAGCACCATGGCGCTTCCTCATAAGCGGCTGCGGAGACATCATATCAAAATTCACTGCAGTTAGAGACTGGAAACTAGCGCATGAGGAAAAAAACGAGTATTACGGAAGCTACGCTGCAAGCTTGGCTTTAATGAGCGCCAAACTCGTCATGGAAAACGCTGAACAAATCAAACCCGATAACGAAGAAGGAGTGCGCGTAGTCATAGAAGCCCTAATAAGCTGCGGAG is part of the Candidatus Bathyarchaeota archaeon A05DMB-5 genome and encodes:
- a CDS encoding NAD(P)-dependent glycerol-1-phosphate dehydrogenase, translated to MQLPREVIVGNGTIEHIGKISRRLGFTQSALIIAGSKTYEIAGKTVKKLLEKEGMAVDVFLVESATVKDVETVEEKIKILKPEVVFGVGGGTKIDVAKLSSARQEIPFISVPTTASHDSIASPLSSVKGYEKPYSIMAQAPIAIVADTNIIMQAPWRFLISGCGDIISKFTAVRDWKLAHEEKNEYYGSYAASLALMSAKLVMENAEQIKPDNEEGVRVVIEALISCGVSMSIAGSSRPCSGSEHLFAHALDMIKPNHTMHGERCGVGTIMMAYLHRTNWKRIRDTLKKLGAPTNTNELGIEKEDAVKALEIAATIRPERYTILNKLNLNHATCEKIAETTEVIESSVTKNRMR